A segment of the Nitrospina gracilis 3/211 genome:
ACCTTCCGTGCCGATGAACGCTCCCGGAAAGAAGAAGGTCTCCATCACCGAACACAACTCGCGTCCCACGGAAACCGGCACATTGGAAGTGTGGGTGCAGATCCGCAACCACACCGACTTCCCGCTGCAGGTGCAGGCACGCACGCGGTTCTTCGACAAGGACCGCAGCCCCACAGAAGAAACTTCCAACTGGGACCGTGTCCAGCTGCCGGCGCAGAGCTACGAAACGTACCGGACGTTTTCCACCAGCCCGGACGCACAGTGGTATTTCATCGAGGTGCGGGAAGGACGGTGACCCCCGCCCCCGCGGGGGGAGGTCACATTTCGTTGCGGAATTTTTCGTAGGGGACCTGCAGGTCTTCCGTGCGTGCCATCGCCAGGTGGCTTTCCCCGGACATGCGTGATTTGACCACATCCAGCAGGGTGACGGCATCGGACAGGAACTTCTGCTCGTTGCTGTCATCCACCTTGCGTGCCAGCAGTTCCTGGTACAGGTCGATCAACGGTTTGGTTTGCAGAACCAGCCGTCCCACTTCTTCATAGGGGATGTTGCGATCGGCAATGCGCTTGGCTTCCTGTGCGTACTCGACCCATTCATCAGCCACCGCTTTGGGATTGCCCAGCTGGATCATGTGCTGCCTTGCGCCTTCCACTCCCCTGTCCTCGATCATCCGGCTGACCGAGATGGCCAGGCCGGTGAGGGGCACCCCCTTGGCGGTTTTACACAGGTAACGGAGAGCAAAGAAA
Coding sequences within it:
- a CDS encoding YcfL family protein is translated as MNRSGTLIACLVAAGWLTGCATDPCPRILAEGEADAAIKMNSVRFLDEGLQRRSEWQNYCRGNRLGPEPSVPMNAPGKKKVSITEHNSRPTETGTLEVWVQIRNHTDFPLQVQARTRFFDKDRSPTEETSNWDRVQLPAQSYETYRTFSTSPDAQWYFIEVREGR